In Lycium ferocissimum isolate CSIRO_LF1 chromosome 7, AGI_CSIRO_Lferr_CH_V1, whole genome shotgun sequence, the sequence AGCCATGGCAGATTTTCGAAGCTTCTGAGGGCACCAACAACACTCGTTACTTCATTACGCCGCAGAAGAAAGAGAAGCCTGATTGGAAAAGATTTGCCCGAAGAGTGGGGAACGGAACATGGAAGACACAAAGCAAAGGGAAAGAGGTGTTTGACGATAAAGGGAGACTGATTGGGTACGTCAAAAGCTTGAAGTACATCCCGGTTAAAAAATCGTCGAACAATGCTAATGGCGAGTGGTTGATGACTGAGTACTCTCTGTATGGTGGATATTTGGATGCTAAGGAAAGGAAGAACAAGGGTTACGTAATTTGTAAGatcaagaagaaggaaaaaccCGGTGAtaagaaaaaaggaaacaatAGTAAGGTAGTTAAAGATGAGGATATGAAAGACGCTGAAGAATTCATTGATTCTGTTATGCAAGAAGAATGAAGAAGGCATTAATGGAAGAATATCCAGTGATGATATACGACTCGTCGCGGAAGATGATTATCAGGAGAACAATATCGAATACCTAGAGGGAGACCAAGTTGAAGACCATATACTTGCTATTTTAGATGATATTGATCTGTGGGGCTTAGACTTTGTACTGTAGATCTATGCTTTGCTAGATAGTTTTATTCCCTCGCTATTAATTTGACAAAGTCACAAGCTTGTAAACTGTTTCTCAATTTACGACTATCAATGTATTCTGAACTTTAAATTCTCACGTTTCTGAAATTAAATCTGTAACTGGTTATATACAAGTCGACGTAAAGATGACCATTGCTAATTAGTTTGTTAGATTTTTTCGTTATTCCTGTATTTCTCTCTGAAATATACTTGTTTATTTGGGTCCTGCAGTGGAGGCGGCCATTTCAGCTAGCTACGTAGTAGAGTATTTAGTTCTAGCCGCCTGGAAAGAAGAGTCTGCTTTGCTACACACACTATTATATATCGAATCGATTCACCTTCTGGTGCTACTGTCATCCAGTTATTACTATAGTTACTTCTAAATTTGGTAACTATATATAAACAAGTAACCTCTAGTTGCGAAGTGTGAAGTACGTAGTTGAAAGTTAATTTCAATATTCTGCAGAGTGTGGTTTACTTTACACTTGCATTATTTACGTTGATCAAATAATGTGGCTCCGTATGCCAAGATAACGTATACTAATTAAAACTTTTGTATAATAATTAAGTATAGAGTTCAATTTTCTTACAACCCAGGACTTCAGTTACTATGTCTTTAAAAGTGGGATGTTATTAATTAGTTTCAAGTGAAACTTTTACCAgctatttagatttatttaaagCTCACCTACAGACTGGTAGCCCCTGGCTGACTTGAGAAGGAAGATCATGCAACTAAATTTAAAGCTCACCTATAGACTGGTAGCCCCTTGCTGACTTGAGAATAGATGTGGTATGGATGGAAGTTTAAAGATGTCCTGATCTGTGATGAAAATGTTTTTATACAGCCATGATTCTACGATTACGTAGATTAATGTTATGCGAGTCAACTCCCACGCACCTCCAATATTCAATGAGTATTTAATCTTTTGTGTAGTTGAGGAGTAGGCGCCACATGAGAAGCAGGGTGAAATGGATCATTCCAAATGCTATCTTCTTGGAGTGAAGAGAACACAACCGTACGGGACTAACCAAAGTAATGGAAAATAGATGACAGCGATTAAAAACTCTACTTGCACTTTCCTTTTAGGCTTGGGAGCTCTGTTTTAGGCTCCTGTCTTCGTAGCCCAACACAGTGCAGGTTTTTTACATCCAATGTGCATTCAAATTATTTCTcaaacttaaatatatatacaagcaaGCGTTTTAGTGCCTTATTTCAGCAAATACCCCTACATTCTCTAGGTTTCCAGTCACATTAATAACAATAACCTTCAATCTAGGGAGACTATGAGATTCACAGCTAGATGATACACAGAATAATAACTACATGCCCtgatatatacaaaagaatGACCTTCACATATTATGTACTAACTGTGCATACCAAGGACCATGAACATTCACACTCACGCGCGCTGCCATAACCAATACAGAGGCAGCTTCCACAATCTCGTTAATTAGAGCAGTTGCTCCCACCTGCCGCAGAGCCATTTCAGCCAATTCTCTTCCATGTCTTCCGTTTCCCCCAAGTACAACTCCTCTTCCAGCCAAATATATTGCCCGGGCTACATGTACAAAAATAGCATCCCCAGCTTGCAGGCTCTTGGACAACATCCTAGTCATGATCTCCTTGATCTGCTGAAGCTTCATCACATCAGCACCATTGTTGCCATGCTCTAAAGGTTTGCCAAGTGTCTCTATGATCTCTTGAATACCAGCATCATTGTTGGAGTCGAGGAGCTCAGAAAGCGCTTTGGCACTTCCCTGAACAATTTTATCCATATCTGCTGCACTTGATACCATTTGCATACTCTGAAGAATCTGTCTTTGGACTAGAATGCTGCAGAATCATAATCAAGACAGTAAGTAAATCATCAAACGGAGAGTAACAGATATCAAAGTAAGAGCATTTCTCATCTCACAgcctctttcttttcattttgcAGCGGGAGGGGGACGGGGAGGGGAATGAGATGGAGTAAAAGTTACCTGGTAGCTATTACAATGATTTTTTGGACTTTTGCCTGAATAACCCTTAGTCTAAAGAAGTTCAGCTGCATAGTTTCAGGCAACGCTTCTTGCGTCAGACCAGATACTGCATTTACCAACTTTAACAAGCCCAGCCTCACCAATAAATCAACCTTATCCCCCGTGCATTCTTGGCATTCATCTACAGCTTCTGAAAAAGAAGAGACAGTCGCTAGTGAGGTAATAGATA encodes:
- the LOC132062154 gene encoding LOW QUALITY PROTEIN: NAC transcription factor 29-like (The sequence of the model RefSeq protein was modified relative to this genomic sequence to represent the inferred CDS: deleted 1 base in 1 codon; substituted 2 bases at 2 genomic stop codons); translated protein: MAVYSCDHQAKGPSSSRRPLGYRFHPTNKELMKYLLGFVRNEPLPEQYQFMQQVDLYADKEPWQIFEASEGTNNTRYFITPQKKEKPDWKRFARRVGNGTWKTQSKGKEVFDDKGRLIGYVKSLKYIPVKKSSNNANGEWLMTEYSLYGGYLDAKERKNKGYVICKIKKKEKPGDKKKGNNSKVVKDEDMKDAEEFIDSVMQEEXRRHXWKNISDDIRLVAEDDYQENNIEYLEGDQVEDHILAILDDIDLWGLDFVL